From Butyricimonas paravirosa, one genomic window encodes:
- the asnB gene encoding asparagine synthase (glutamine-hydrolyzing) — translation MCGIAGIFERDTDNTQLMSEMLTTIEHRGPDDQSIYTYRDFTLGHRRLSIIDVSTCGNQPIFNEDKSVCVIFNGEIYNYEEIREELKSKGHVFYTATDTEVLVHLYEEYGTGFFNKLNGIFAFALLDQNNNRLILARDHFGTKPLHYFLKDGILVFGSEQKSIILHPKYERKLNLKALHIHLNLRYTQGNETLFEGIKRLPPAHFAVFENGLFTVKRYWQLAVNIDRSITENEAKEKMNELIKQAVKRQLVSDVPVGVYLSGGLDSSTIVQKMHELGVPEINTFTLGFNEPTDEFPDAQQIADHFHTHHHTLSLSMNPMQQMPKVIWHAEEPKINLLQGFNMSAFVHPTVKVILGGLGGDELFAGYDIHKFIYPFKNWHHYTPQWLQRMLRWKSDFIFRLQNNSKSLRYDEYRRGVQMLLSIGNVERFYLILRNTWDFDNPFYKNIYSESFLKQQEIEQFKVHKEFDKIFESVRHQNGLDQVLYAEFQSKMVNDYLLTDDRMSMAHSVEERIPFLDRDLVDFGFTLPVEMKIKNNQTKNLFREAMKPYLPPKIITKKKWGFTVNPYLQFKKDLKDTAEKILTKEYIEKQGIFNYDYIRYILDYPAHPKLRWHYNFIWIILGLAIWEQEFIHKRVEDNIEAYY, via the coding sequence ATGTGTGGAATAGCCGGAATATTCGAACGGGATACAGATAACACTCAACTCATGTCGGAAATGCTGACCACGATTGAACATCGGGGGCCGGATGATCAATCTATATATACCTACCGGGATTTCACTCTCGGACACCGGCGTTTGTCCATTATCGACGTCTCCACGTGTGGCAATCAACCTATTTTTAATGAAGACAAAAGTGTCTGTGTCATTTTTAACGGGGAGATATACAACTACGAAGAAATCCGGGAAGAACTCAAATCCAAGGGACACGTGTTCTATACCGCTACCGACACGGAAGTTCTGGTTCATCTTTACGAGGAGTACGGAACCGGATTCTTCAACAAGTTAAACGGTATTTTTGCTTTCGCCCTACTGGATCAAAACAATAACCGCCTGATTCTCGCACGGGATCATTTCGGAACTAAACCTCTACACTATTTCCTCAAAGATGGTATATTAGTTTTCGGTTCCGAACAGAAATCCATTATCCTACACCCGAAATATGAACGGAAATTAAATTTAAAGGCTTTACATATACACTTGAACTTGCGTTACACGCAAGGGAATGAGACTCTTTTTGAAGGCATCAAACGTCTTCCCCCGGCTCACTTTGCCGTGTTTGAAAACGGTCTGTTCACGGTAAAACGCTACTGGCAGCTGGCTGTGAATATCGATCGATCCATCACGGAAAACGAGGCGAAAGAGAAAATGAACGAATTGATCAAACAGGCCGTGAAACGCCAGTTGGTCAGTGATGTTCCAGTCGGCGTGTATCTATCGGGCGGACTGGATTCCTCAACGATCGTGCAGAAAATGCATGAACTGGGTGTTCCCGAGATCAACACGTTTACCCTAGGGTTTAATGAGCCCACGGATGAATTTCCCGATGCCCAACAAATCGCCGATCACTTTCACACGCATCACCACACGTTGAGCCTATCGATGAATCCGATGCAACAAATGCCGAAAGTAATCTGGCATGCAGAGGAACCTAAAATTAATCTATTGCAGGGATTCAATATGTCGGCTTTTGTCCACCCAACCGTGAAGGTTATTCTCGGAGGGCTAGGCGGAGACGAACTATTTGCCGGATATGATATTCATAAATTTATTTACCCATTCAAAAACTGGCATCACTATACTCCACAATGGCTACAACGTATGTTACGCTGGAAATCGGATTTCATCTTCCGTCTTCAGAACAATTCTAAATCATTACGTTACGACGAATATCGCCGGGGCGTACAAATGTTACTGTCTATCGGGAACGTGGAGCGCTTTTACCTCATCCTGCGAAACACGTGGGATTTCGATAACCCTTTCTACAAGAATATCTATTCGGAATCGTTCTTGAAACAGCAAGAAATAGAACAATTCAAGGTACATAAGGAATTTGACAAGATTTTTGAATCCGTACGCCACCAGAACGGATTGGATCAAGTGCTATATGCCGAATTTCAATCCAAAATGGTAAACGATTATTTGCTTACGGATGACCGGATGTCCATGGCCCATTCGGTTGAGGAACGAATTCCTTTCCTTGATCGGGATTTGGTAGACTTCGGCTTTACTCTCCCCGTGGAGATGAAGATCAAAAATAACCAGACTAAAAATCTTTTCCGGGAAGCCATGAAACCATATCTTCCCCCCAAGATTATCACGAAAAAGAAATGGGGATTCACGGTGAACCCGTATCTACAATTCAAAAAGGATTTAAAAGATACAGCCGAGAAGATTCTTACAAAAGAATATATCGAGAAACAGGGAATATTCAATTATGACTATATCCGCTATATTCTGGATTACCCGGCACATCCGAAACTCCGGTGGCACTACAATTTTATCTGGATCATTCTGGGACTGGCTATCTGGGAACAGGAGTTCATACACAAACGAGTAGAAGATAACATCGAAGCTTACTATTAA
- a CDS encoding lipopolysaccharide biosynthesis protein produces the protein MKDSVLYGIGNVAVKLVGFILIPLYTDAEYFSTADYGLMGLLEVTSQILIAVMGLSLYSGLIRWYWDAEYRDKQKTIFFTTLLFTILISLTVGGLLWLNVDGLSVLLVQQEGYSLGEDLPYVLQLLILTSMLGAVVEVPQNLLRLQSKPIYYSTTNIMRLFVTLVLTIYFTISLHRGIAGVYEAQLVGSVIQLLMVLPLIIKNSSFQMDRACTVQLFLYSYPLVFSAVIGNLLTVFDRYIINHFQGLEDVGFYSLGYKVGNTLKVFVVTSVQLALTPLLMKKMNDPDNKRFYSKVLTYFSFGLMFCALGLNLFSREGIVWVTTNPDYIEALYVIPFITYAIFFNVMRECCMIGLQIMKRTKIISYIIVGITILNFFLNMVLVPSMGMYGAALSTMFVQVISWLACYIFAQRYYPIPYELSKVGKVLVVGTILYLIGILFNETAIGISILVKLVILGGYPFLLYKWHFYDKDEWNNLKGAWKKWSDLRRLKENVKNVKYRES, from the coding sequence ATGAAAGATTCGGTACTTTATGGTATCGGAAATGTGGCTGTCAAGCTTGTCGGTTTTATTCTGATTCCCCTTTATACGGATGCCGAATATTTCTCTACTGCTGATTACGGGTTGATGGGGTTATTGGAGGTGACATCACAAATTTTGATTGCGGTGATGGGACTTTCTTTATATTCCGGGTTGATCCGTTGGTATTGGGATGCCGAATATCGGGATAAACAAAAGACTATTTTTTTCACGACATTGTTGTTTACGATATTGATCTCTTTAACTGTTGGGGGGCTATTGTGGTTGAATGTTGATGGCTTATCGGTATTGTTGGTGCAGCAAGAAGGATATTCTTTAGGTGAAGATCTTCCGTATGTTCTTCAATTACTGATATTAACTTCTATGTTAGGGGCTGTTGTCGAGGTCCCGCAAAATTTGTTGAGATTACAAAGTAAGCCTATTTATTATTCGACAACGAATATTATGAGGCTGTTTGTAACATTGGTCTTGACCATTTATTTTACTATTTCTTTGCACAGAGGAATTGCAGGTGTGTATGAGGCGCAATTAGTGGGAAGTGTCATCCAGCTACTAATGGTTTTGCCATTGATCATTAAAAATAGTTCCTTCCAAATGGATCGGGCATGTACGGTTCAATTATTCTTATACAGTTATCCGTTAGTTTTTTCTGCAGTGATTGGGAATTTGCTTACTGTTTTTGATCGTTATATAATAAACCATTTTCAAGGGTTAGAGGATGTTGGTTTTTATAGCTTAGGGTACAAAGTGGGAAATACACTTAAAGTTTTTGTGGTAACATCAGTTCAATTAGCGTTGACTCCTTTGTTGATGAAGAAAATGAACGATCCGGACAATAAACGTTTTTATTCAAAAGTATTGACTTACTTCTCTTTTGGTTTGATGTTTTGTGCTTTAGGCTTGAATCTGTTCTCTAGAGAAGGGATCGTATGGGTGACGACCAATCCTGATTATATTGAGGCTCTTTATGTAATCCCTTTTATTACTTATGCTATTTTTTTCAATGTGATGCGAGAGTGCTGTATGATAGGATTACAAATAATGAAAAGAACTAAAATTATAAGTTATATCATAGTTGGTATTACAATCCTAAATTTCTTTTTAAATATGGTGCTTGTGCCTTCAATGGGAATGTACGGGGCTGCTTTGTCTACAATGTTTGTTCAAGTAATTTCGTGGTTGGCATGTTATATATTTGCTCAACGGTATTACCCTATTCCCTATGAATTGTCGAAAGTGGGGAAGGTGCTTGTTGTGGGAACAATATTATACCTGATCGGTATATTATTTAATGAAACAGCTATTGGGATAAGTATATTGGTGAAATTGGTTATTTTGGGCGGATATCCGTTTTTGTTGTATAAATGGCATTTTTACGATAAGGATGAGTGGAATAACTTGAAAGGAGCATGGAAAAAATGGTCTGATCTGAGGCGATTGAAAGAGAACGTGAAAAATGTAAAATACCGGGAGTCATAG
- a CDS encoding glycosyltransferase: MKYSIIIAVYNRLEEVKELLESAEKLEGNRCLFELLFVDDGSKDGFKEFIEQYHSASGLQIRAIYQQNQGPGAARNYGMSKAQGEYFIFVDSDCMFPPQWLAEIEKAQNEHHYDAFGGPDTCHPSFSPLLKAINYSMTSFIGTGGTRGNKKHVGRFYPRSFNMGISRKVYDMIGGMGGLRHGQDMDYSMRIYNAGFKVGLIADAYVYHKRRTSIPKFFRQIFNWGVARINLSRRHPHTLKPIHLLPALLIVGLVVLELCTFFTGQNYPPVHFVWNIVDYGLMLVCLFAFFQSLFRYRNIIVAFLSIITLLIQVFAYGFGLLWGGWNALLGKEVKGFSKNYYGNKKS, encoded by the coding sequence ATGAAATACTCTATCATCATTGCCGTATATAACCGTCTGGAAGAAGTGAAAGAACTCCTTGAAAGCGCAGAAAAGCTCGAAGGGAATCGGTGTCTTTTTGAATTATTATTCGTGGATGACGGTTCGAAAGACGGGTTCAAGGAATTCATCGAACAATACCACTCTGCCAGCGGACTTCAAATACGAGCGATATACCAACAAAATCAAGGTCCCGGGGCTGCCAGAAATTACGGCATGAGTAAAGCCCAAGGAGAGTATTTTATCTTTGTAGATTCCGATTGTATGTTTCCCCCTCAATGGCTGGCTGAAATTGAGAAGGCCCAAAACGAACATCATTATGACGCATTCGGAGGCCCGGACACCTGTCATCCCTCTTTTTCTCCCCTACTGAAAGCGATTAATTACTCCATGACCTCATTTATCGGAACAGGAGGAACCAGGGGAAATAAAAAGCACGTGGGGCGTTTCTATCCTAGAAGTTTCAACATGGGAATATCCAGAAAAGTATATGACATGATTGGAGGTATGGGAGGATTGCGTCATGGTCAGGATATGGATTATTCCATGCGAATATACAATGCCGGTTTTAAAGTGGGGCTAATCGCAGATGCTTATGTCTATCATAAACGCCGCACAAGTATACCCAAGTTCTTCCGCCAAATCTTTAACTGGGGAGTTGCACGCATCAATTTATCCAGACGCCATCCACATACGCTAAAACCGATTCACCTGCTCCCGGCCCTATTAATCGTTGGATTAGTCGTTTTGGAATTATGCACCTTTTTCACAGGACAAAACTATCCTCCCGTACATTTTGTATGGAATATTGTTGACTACGGATTAATGCTTGTTTGCTTATTTGCTTTTTTTCAGTCACTTTTCAGATACCGGAACATCATTGTTGCCTTCCTCTCCATCATTACTTTGCTCATCCAAGTCTTCGCTTATGGCTTCGGGTTACTCTGGGGAGGCTGGAATGCCTTGCTCGGAAAGGAAGTAAAAGGATTTTCAAAAAATTATTACGGAAATAAGAAATCATAA
- a CDS encoding acyltransferase: MKDYFVHETAIVDEGATIGKGTKIWHFSHIMSNCRIGENCNIGQNVVISPEVVLGNQVKVQNNVSVYTGVTCDDDVFLGPSCVFTNVTNPRSAVNRKSQYAKTHVGKGATIGANATIVCGHDIGAYAFIGAGAVVTKTVPAYALLVGNPAKQIGWMSEYGHRLHFDEKGIAECPESKQRYHLQNGLVQKIEE, encoded by the coding sequence ATGAAAGATTATTTCGTACACGAGACCGCCATCGTAGACGAGGGCGCAACAATCGGAAAAGGAACTAAAATATGGCATTTCTCCCACATTATGAGTAATTGCCGGATCGGAGAGAATTGTAACATCGGGCAAAACGTCGTCATATCCCCGGAGGTAGTTCTCGGGAACCAAGTAAAAGTACAGAATAATGTATCCGTGTACACGGGAGTCACTTGTGACGACGATGTTTTCTTGGGTCCATCATGCGTATTCACGAACGTGACCAATCCTCGTAGTGCAGTAAACCGGAAAAGTCAATATGCCAAAACGCACGTGGGCAAAGGGGCTACCATCGGAGCCAATGCCACGATCGTGTGCGGGCATGACATTGGGGCTTACGCCTTCATCGGAGCCGGGGCCGTTGTAACAAAAACTGTTCCTGCATACGCTTTGTTAGTTGGTAATCCGGCTAAACAAATCGGTTGGATGAGTGAATACGGGCATCGTCTTCATTTTGACGAAAAGGGAATAGCCGAATGTCCGGAAAGCAAACAACGCTATCATTTACAAAACGGGTTAGTTCAAAAAATAGAAGAATAA
- the wecB gene encoding non-hydrolyzing UDP-N-acetylglucosamine 2-epimerase, with protein sequence MKIVTIIGARPQFIKAAVVSRAISSFPDIQEVIVHTGQHFDTNMSDIFFEEMCIPKPNYNLNINGMTHGAMTGQMLEKIESILLTEQPDWVIVYGDTNSTLAGALAASKLHIRVAHIEAGLRSYNMNMPEEINRILTDRISSVLFCPTEQAIKNLHQEGFKQFPCTLLNCGDVMQDAALFYANKAKHPDFLLPEHFILATLHRAENTDSPERLQSIIAALEEIAREMPAVIPIHPRTRKKLQELNFNFKQTRLQLVDPVGYLEMVYLLKHCSLVATDSGGLQKEAYFFKKYCITLRTETEWVELVEQGANIITGWRYEDILNSYKQLKHTTKDVFSSPLYGDGQAGHIIIRELQRIDS encoded by the coding sequence ATGAAAATAGTTACCATCATAGGCGCACGCCCTCAATTCATAAAAGCAGCCGTGGTCAGTCGAGCCATCAGTAGTTTCCCGGATATACAGGAAGTTATCGTTCACACGGGACAACATTTTGACACGAATATGTCTGATATTTTCTTTGAAGAGATGTGTATACCCAAACCCAACTATAATTTGAATATCAACGGAATGACGCATGGAGCAATGACGGGCCAGATGCTCGAAAAGATTGAATCTATCCTATTAACGGAACAGCCGGATTGGGTGATCGTTTACGGGGATACAAATTCCACGCTGGCCGGAGCCTTGGCAGCAAGTAAATTACATATCCGGGTTGCACACATCGAGGCCGGACTACGTTCATACAATATGAATATGCCGGAAGAGATCAACCGAATTCTCACGGATAGGATAAGTTCCGTATTGTTTTGTCCCACAGAGCAAGCTATTAAAAATTTACACCAAGAAGGCTTTAAACAATTTCCTTGTACATTATTGAATTGTGGTGATGTCATGCAAGATGCCGCACTTTTTTATGCCAATAAAGCCAAACATCCTGATTTTTTACTTCCGGAACATTTTATTTTAGCTACTTTGCACCGGGCTGAAAATACGGATTCTCCCGAACGTTTACAATCTATTATCGCTGCTCTTGAAGAGATTGCACGGGAAATGCCTGCCGTTATTCCTATTCATCCCCGTACCCGTAAAAAATTACAAGAGTTGAATTTCAATTTTAAACAAACCCGCCTCCAACTGGTGGACCCCGTGGGCTACCTGGAGATGGTTTATCTGCTAAAACACTGTTCTCTTGTTGCCACGGATAGTGGTGGTTTACAAAAAGAAGCCTATTTTTTCAAAAAATACTGTATCACTCTCCGAACTGAAACGGAATGGGTTGAACTGGTTGAACAAGGAGCCAATATCATTACGGGTTGGAGATACGAAGATATTTTAAACAGCTACAAGCAACTTAAACATACAACAAAAGACGTTTTTTCTTCTCCTCTGTACGGGGATGGACAAGCCGGACATATCATTATCCGGGAACTTCAACGAATAGATTCGTAA
- a CDS encoding D-glucuronyl C5-epimerase family protein encodes MLRKLLRDFNTNRKIEINMENQSETLGYYYIKFDEDIAKLNRLIHSFDKNGVPLNTTYIDVEDTKLHYYPISIGQYGLAIFHSWLKTHSEEKRAHFLRIADWFMNNRTDHTELGCYWLTDVPKPEYHVYQPWKSAFAQSRGISMLLRAWQLTEDDAYLKVATQALIPFTKDITVGGVSVDREKGETFYEEYVAECPTRVLDGHGFCLFGLYDYIRAVPENKDPNGYALALRLFNEGIEGLTRQLPLFDMGFWPRFNRCDLSGYPQDDPCTIGYLRLVRQQLLILYRITGKEELRLFSEKFHHYDRISNILKMYRHKFTALKKLNRL; translated from the coding sequence ATGTTACGTAAACTTTTGCGAGATTTCAACACGAACCGCAAGATCGAAATTAACATGGAGAATCAATCTGAAACGCTAGGCTATTATTACATCAAATTTGACGAGGACATAGCTAAGCTCAATCGTCTGATTCACTCTTTCGACAAAAATGGAGTCCCCTTGAACACGACTTATATTGACGTGGAAGATACAAAACTGCACTACTATCCTATTTCTATCGGACAGTACGGGTTAGCCATATTCCACTCGTGGTTAAAGACACATTCCGAAGAGAAAAGGGCTCATTTTCTTCGCATTGCAGACTGGTTTATGAACAATCGGACAGATCATACAGAACTCGGTTGTTATTGGCTAACCGATGTGCCGAAACCCGAATACCATGTTTATCAACCTTGGAAATCCGCCTTCGCACAAAGTAGGGGAATATCCATGCTATTGAGAGCCTGGCAACTTACAGAGGACGATGCCTACTTGAAGGTTGCAACTCAAGCATTAATTCCTTTCACGAAGGATATAACAGTCGGAGGGGTTTCCGTAGACCGAGAAAAGGGGGAAACCTTTTACGAAGAATACGTGGCAGAGTGTCCGACACGAGTACTAGATGGCCATGGCTTTTGCCTTTTCGGTTTATACGATTACATTCGTGCAGTTCCCGAAAACAAGGACCCCAACGGGTACGCACTCGCTCTTCGGCTGTTTAATGAAGGAATAGAAGGTCTTACCCGTCAACTTCCTCTGTTTGACATGGGGTTCTGGCCTCGATTCAATCGCTGCGATCTTTCCGGTTATCCACAAGATGACCCCTGCACGATCGGTTATCTCAGACTTGTTCGCCAGCAACTCCTAATTCTCTATCGAATCACCGGAAAAGAGGAATTACGCCTTTTTAGCGAGAAATTCCATCATTATGACCGTATTTCCAATATTTTAAAAATGTATCGCCACAAGTTCACGGCATTAAAGAAACTGAATCGTTTATAA
- a CDS encoding glycosyltransferase, translating to MKILMVLENQFPDDERVEKEALSLIKAGHEVHLLCATLKKERVGDENYKGIRLHRALSTSFLYNKAKIACLRLPFYFMFWKKQVGNLLCAETFDVIHIHDLPLAEVGYWAKKKFGIKFVLDSHENYPYMLDMAPYTKGIAGKLMYSFDAWKRYEREMIGKADIVITVCKEMSDRMNDLVPRTYYHVDNTISMELFPRPEPHPTTAGKIRLLYVGGITYHRGLQNVIKGLALIKDKSKYSLDIYGKGAYAGEIKDLVLALGLEEMVHFPGYLKFPAEAVKMCAYSLGVISNLRSVQTDCSSPNKIYQYFYYGLPVLVSDMNSVGNIVREHQVGVVYKDNSPEDCARKLEQLVTLDLEDMATRAHKLCLEQYNWDVSVKQLIAAYESIR from the coding sequence ATGAAAATACTGATGGTTTTAGAGAACCAGTTCCCGGATGACGAACGGGTTGAGAAAGAGGCGTTATCCTTGATAAAAGCCGGACATGAAGTCCATTTGTTGTGTGCAACGCTAAAAAAAGAACGTGTCGGGGATGAAAATTATAAAGGAATCAGGTTACATAGAGCCTTGTCGACATCTTTCCTATATAATAAAGCGAAAATTGCCTGTCTGCGCTTGCCCTTCTATTTTATGTTTTGGAAGAAACAGGTCGGGAATTTATTGTGTGCGGAGACTTTTGACGTGATTCATATACATGACCTACCCTTAGCCGAGGTTGGATATTGGGCAAAAAAGAAATTCGGGATAAAATTTGTTTTGGATAGTCATGAGAATTATCCTTATATGTTGGATATGGCTCCCTACACGAAAGGGATAGCCGGGAAGTTGATGTATTCTTTTGATGCTTGGAAACGCTATGAACGGGAGATGATAGGCAAGGCGGATATTGTTATTACGGTATGTAAGGAGATGTCTGACCGGATGAATGATCTGGTTCCACGGACATATTATCACGTGGACAATACGATTAGTATGGAGTTGTTTCCCCGTCCGGAACCACACCCGACGACAGCAGGAAAGATACGTTTACTTTATGTTGGGGGAATCACTTATCACCGGGGATTACAAAATGTGATCAAGGGATTGGCATTGATAAAGGATAAATCTAAGTACAGTCTTGACATATATGGAAAAGGGGCCTATGCCGGAGAGATAAAGGATTTGGTATTAGCACTTGGTTTAGAAGAGATGGTACATTTCCCCGGGTATTTGAAGTTTCCGGCAGAAGCCGTTAAGATGTGCGCCTATTCTTTGGGAGTAATATCGAATCTGCGTTCGGTACAGACCGACTGTTCTTCTCCGAATAAGATATACCAGTACTTTTATTATGGTTTACCCGTGCTGGTGAGCGATATGAATAGTGTTGGGAATATTGTACGAGAGCATCAAGTTGGAGTTGTGTATAAAGATAATTCTCCGGAAGACTGTGCCCGGAAATTAGAGCAGCTGGTAACCTTGGATTTGGAAGATATGGCAACTCGGGCTCACAAATTGTGTTTGGAGCAATATAATTGGGATGTTTCTGTTAAACAGTTAATAGCAGCTTACGAATCTATTCGTTGA
- a CDS encoding DegT/DnrJ/EryC1/StrS family aminotransferase: MKITMVDLHGQYERIREEINNAIQEVLDTTAFINGPQVKTFAQHLAEYNQVEHVVPCANGTDALQIALMALGLQPGDEVIVPVHTYVATAEVIALLRLEPIFVDCVADRFTIDVTKIEEKITPRTKAIVPVHLYGQCADMEPLMDIARRHKLYVVEDTAQAIGATYTFSNGLQQKAGCIGDIGTTSFFPSKNLGCYGDGGALFIRDHELAERARMIANHGQKIKYHHSVVGCNSRLDTMQAAILDVKLKYLDEYSAARNQAAEHYDKGLATVKGIILPQRAANSTHVFHQYTIRVQNHLRDELKSFLAEHDVPSMIYYPIPLHLQEAYAKKGQGQGTFPVAEQLSEEVLSLPMHTEMKAEEQEYIIEQIRRFFNR, encoded by the coding sequence ATGAAAATCACGATGGTTGACCTTCACGGACAATATGAACGCATCCGGGAGGAAATAAATAACGCCATACAGGAAGTACTTGACACCACGGCTTTCATTAACGGCCCCCAAGTGAAGACTTTCGCCCAACATCTCGCAGAATATAATCAAGTAGAACATGTTGTTCCTTGTGCCAACGGCACGGATGCCCTACAAATTGCTTTAATGGCTCTCGGGTTACAACCCGGGGACGAGGTGATTGTACCTGTTCATACTTACGTGGCCACAGCCGAGGTGATTGCCCTTTTACGGTTGGAACCTATTTTCGTGGATTGTGTCGCAGACCGTTTCACAATTGATGTTACCAAGATTGAAGAAAAAATTACCCCTCGTACGAAAGCAATCGTTCCTGTTCACTTGTACGGCCAATGCGCAGACATGGAACCGCTTATGGATATAGCCCGCCGACACAAACTTTACGTGGTAGAAGACACGGCACAAGCTATCGGGGCTACTTACACGTTCAGTAACGGTCTCCAACAAAAAGCCGGATGCATTGGAGATATTGGTACAACCTCATTCTTCCCCTCCAAAAACTTAGGATGTTACGGGGACGGTGGAGCCTTATTTATCCGAGATCACGAATTAGCCGAACGGGCCCGCATGATTGCCAATCACGGGCAAAAGATCAAATATCACCATAGTGTCGTGGGATGTAACTCTCGTTTGGATACCATGCAAGCTGCTATTTTGGATGTAAAACTAAAATACCTTGATGAATATTCAGCCGCCCGTAATCAAGCCGCTGAACATTATGACAAAGGATTAGCAACAGTAAAAGGAATTATCCTTCCACAACGGGCTGCTAATAGCACACACGTGTTCCATCAATACACCATCCGGGTTCAAAATCACCTACGGGATGAGTTGAAATCTTTCTTGGCAGAACATGATGTTCCCAGCATGATTTATTATCCTATCCCCTTGCATTTGCAAGAGGCTTATGCTAAAAAGGGACAAGGGCAAGGAACATTCCCCGTTGCAGAACAATTAAGCGAAGAGGTACTATCGCTGCCGATGCACACGGAAATGAAAGCGGAAGAGCAAGAGTACATCATCGAACAAATTCGTAGATTCTTTAACCGATAG
- a CDS encoding glycosyltransferase family 4 protein, whose translation MKKILIITYYWPPSGGPGVQRWLKFSKYLPEFGYDPIIITVDPEKAEYPIKDHTLEQDVRAGQIVYRTDCSGIYEYYKKLTKAQSAPYSGFVNEGSPSLKQKIARFIRGNFFLPDARRGWNKHAYRQAIQIIQEEKIDAVITTGPPMSTHLVGQKLKKRFHLHWIADFRDPWTDIYYYNKMYPTPIAKAIDRQYERNVLLDADQVITVSDYIKKQLAAKSPAIQASKIKVIANGFDAEDFDLTIPKEDVFTITYTGTLAADYTIDSFIHSVKRLSTSGKLKLRFVGKVDQGIAQKLSEQLGDFVEIHSFVAHANAIKYMKSSSVLLLIIPNIEGSKGNLTGKLFEYIGSRTPILCLGPTDGDAAAIIQVCKAGKTFEYDDEEGMFQFLTSLLNNFDPQSPIKEDNVVNRYSRKSLTQSLTQILARHEA comes from the coding sequence GTGAAAAAGATTCTGATCATCACCTATTATTGGCCACCTTCAGGAGGACCGGGAGTTCAACGCTGGCTGAAGTTCTCGAAGTACCTTCCGGAATTTGGTTATGATCCGATCATTATCACGGTTGATCCGGAAAAGGCTGAATATCCCATAAAAGACCACACGCTGGAACAAGATGTACGAGCCGGACAAATCGTGTATCGAACGGATTGTTCCGGTATATATGAATATTATAAAAAACTGACTAAAGCCCAAAGTGCCCCGTATAGCGGATTCGTCAATGAAGGGAGTCCCAGTCTAAAACAGAAGATTGCCCGTTTTATCCGGGGTAATTTTTTCCTACCGGATGCCCGGAGAGGCTGGAATAAACACGCTTATCGCCAAGCAATCCAAATTATTCAGGAAGAAAAAATAGACGCCGTCATCACAACGGGCCCGCCTATGTCAACCCATCTGGTCGGACAAAAACTAAAAAAGCGTTTCCATCTGCATTGGATTGCTGATTTTCGAGACCCATGGACTGACATCTATTACTATAATAAAATGTACCCAACTCCCATTGCAAAAGCGATTGACCGGCAATATGAACGAAATGTTCTTCTGGATGCAGATCAGGTAATCACGGTAAGCGACTACATCAAAAAGCAACTGGCAGCAAAATCTCCGGCCATTCAAGCCTCTAAAATAAAAGTTATCGCTAATGGATTCGATGCCGAGGATTTCGACCTAACTATTCCAAAGGAAGATGTTTTCACGATCACCTACACGGGGACTTTGGCGGCTGACTACACGATTGATTCCTTTATCCATTCAGTTAAAAGACTTTCCACATCAGGAAAACTCAAACTACGTTTTGTCGGTAAAGTGGATCAGGGTATAGCTCAAAAACTCTCGGAACAACTGGGAGATTTCGTAGAAATCCATTCATTCGTAGCTCACGCAAATGCCATCAAATACATGAAGAGTTCTTCTGTTCTATTACTCATTATCCCCAACATCGAAGGGAGTAAAGGTAATCTCACGGGCAAGCTTTTCGAGTATATCGGCTCCAGAACCCCTATTCTTTGCCTCGGTCCCACCGATGGTGATGCCGCAGCCATCATTCAAGTTTGTAAGGCCGGGAAAACATTCGAATATGACGATGAAGAAGGTATGTTTCAATTTCTAACCTCCTTACTGAATAATTTTGATCCACAATCTCCTATAAAAGAGGACAATGTAGTCAACCGTTATTCGAGAAAGTCCTTAACCCAGTCTTTAACCCAAATCTTAGCCCGCCATGAAGCTTAA